One genomic window of Punica granatum isolate Tunisia-2019 chromosome 1, ASM765513v2, whole genome shotgun sequence includes the following:
- the LOC116202992 gene encoding uncharacterized protein LOC116202992: MAPKGDGIVEWTDELEKLIQHTGVGWDGPTNTVKANPDIWDKFIKPWQRAIDLAEGSGDSDDPTDEAEEPVVTGSRRRVRKRGSNNKSQLQELIDLYKESKVKKDKAKNSTPPESKKSKSVTSPEKPAQNSIEKPCSSSSMEEDYGKHCIGAIDETHVKAIMPASVRGAYRDRNGDITQNVLAVCSHQMIFTYVMTGWEGSAHDFRILSDAATLPTFPAPQGGGMKVKADRDESSPYAAMLACTGCFLSAARYYLL, encoded by the exons ATGGCTCCCAAGGGTGATGGCATAGTTGAGTGGACAGACGAGCTTGAGA AGCTGATTCAGCACACTGGAGTAGGTTGGGATGGGCCGACTAACACCGTGAAGGCGAATCCTGATATTTGGGACAAGTTTATCAAG CCGTGGCAAAGAGCCATCGATCTTGCAGAGGGATCCGGCGACAGTGATGACCCAACTGATGAAGCTGAGGAACCTGTCGTTACAGGGTCGAGGCGACGAGTGAGAAAGAGAGGTTCAAACAACAAGTCGCAGTTGCAGGAGTTGATCGACTTGTACAAGGAAAGTAAGGTGAAGAAGGACAAAGCGAAAAATTCTACCCCTCCGGAGTCAAAGAAGAGCAAGTCAGTGACGAGCCCCGAGAAACCAGCACAGAACAGCATCGAGAAGCCATG CTCGTCATCTTCAATGGAAGAGGATTATGGCAAG CATTGCATCGGGGCAATTGATGAGACTCATGTTAAAGCTATTATGCCAGCTTCGGTGAGAGGCGCGTATCGTGATCGAAACGGTGACATAACGCAAAATGTTCTTGCTGTTTGTTCCCATCAAATGATCTTCACTTATGTCATGACCGGATGGGAGGGTTCGGCACACGACTTTAGAATTCTTTCTGATGCGGCAACGTTACCGACATTCCCTGCACCACAAGGCG GAGGGATGAAGGTGAAGGCTGATAGGGATGAATCTTCACCATATGCAGCCATGCTTGCCTGCACGGGATGTTTTCTCAGCGCTGCAAGGTATTATCTTCTCTGA